The sequence ACCTTCCTGAGTTCGTTCCAGAGCCGGATCACTTCGCGCTGTTTTTCGACGGTCATGAGTCACCTCCAAGTGACTCAACTAGAACAAACAGAGAACATAATGTCCAGCCCTCGTGCGCAATTTCCGCGCAATTCTCTTGAACCTTCCAGGCGCTGCGCAGACTCATGAAGGCTGGGGATTTCAGCGCCCAGTCAACAACGCAGCGCCGCCTGACGAACATACTCCGTCACCGCGGCGCTGTTGCTTTTTGGATTTTCAACCTTAAGTTCGAGGTATGACTGACGGCCAGGCGCTGAAATCCCAACGCCGTCAGTTTGGAAAGCCCCGCGCGCATCGCGCGGGGTTTTTCTTTTTCGGAGCGGGCAATGATTTGCGACTTCTGCGAGCGGAAGATCCCGATCGGCCTCGCCGCCGGCCCCTATTGCGGCAAGCCTCAAAACGCCCTCGGCGGGCCGGCCGGCACGTGCGTGGGTGATCCTCGCGCTCGCCGGGCTGTTCGCGATCGCAGTCGCCGAGCACGATCTCTTCGTCAGACCGTGAACCTTTGGCAGGCTGGCGCGTCTAACTATTAGAAGCTTCCCCCAGGCTTCCCCCACCAGAAAGCCCCGCTTCCCCCAGGCGGGGTTTTCGCTTTCTATGGACGGCGCGAGGCCGGCCTGCGCTTCAAATCAAAAAGCGAAAGCCCCGTTCCGAATCCATCGGAACGGGGCTTTGGGCACGCAAAGCGGCGCGCGAGCGCCGGATCAGACGGCGTCCTTGGCCACCTTCAGCGGCGAGGCCTTGACCGACTTGCTCGCCGGCTTGGCCGCAAACTGCATCGGCTCCTTGGTGAAGGGATTGACGCCCATCCGCGCTTCGGTCGCCGGCTTGTTCACGACCGACATCTTCACGAAACCGGGAATAACGAACTCGCCGGACTCGTTGAGCTCCTTGTAGCCGACGGTGGCCATGTACTCGATGACCGACTTCACGTCGTTCTTCGAGAGCTGCGTGCCCTCGGCAATCGCATCGATCAACTGAGTCTTGGTCATCTTCGCCATGTCTGGAATCCTTCTGAATTGGGTGGGCGTGAGCGTTGAGGTCACTCTGCCGGGCACATGACAAAACCGCGCAGCGCGCTTCGTGGTCATGCCGGCGGTCAGGAAGTCACCGGGCTTAGAACCTATCGAGCCCGAAAACGCAAGCCGCAGTTTCACGTGAATCCCGTCACTTTTTGCTCGCGGGCGACGCTGTTGATATACGCCGCCGGCGGCTTGCCAAGCGCCTTCCTGAACATCGTGATGAAGGCCGTGACCGATTCATAGCCGAGCGCGGCCGAGACCTGCTGCACGCTCGCGCCCGCGGCGAGCTCGCGGATCGCGACGATCAGATGCAGTTGCTGGCGCCAGCGTCCGAAGGTCAGCCCGGTCTCCTTCGCCACGAGACGCGCAAGGCTGCTCTCGCTGAGCGCGAGCTGGCCCGCCCATTGCGCCAGCGTGCGACGGTCTGCGGGATTGTCCGCGAGCGCAGCGGCGATCCGCTTCAAGCGCGGCTCGTCGGAGAGCGGCAGATGCAGCTGCTGCACCGGCATGCGCGGCAGCTCGCCGAGCAGCACGCCGATCAGGCGCTCCCGCCTCGCCTCGTCATGCTGCGCGCCGTCAGACAACTCAATGATCAACTCGCGCAGCAAGGGCGAGATCGAAATGGTGCAGCAGCGGTCCGGCAGATCGACCAGCTCCGGCTCGACATACACGAAGAACAGCCGCGCATTCGCCGTGGCACGATTGCTGTGCGCCATGCCGCCCGGAATCCAGACCGCGCAATGCGGCGGCACCATCCACAGGCCATCAGAAACGCGGCAGGTCACGCCGCCGCCAAACGAGACCACCAGCTGCCCCTTGCGATGGCTGTGATCGGGCACCTCGCCTTTGGTCCCGTCCGCATCGACGCGCACGGCAATCACCGGCGCGGACCGGTCGTCCACATCGAGGTCGAGCCAGGGATAACGAAGCGGCTGTCGCATCTTTGACTGTTTTTGACGATCAGTTGCGATAATACGCAAATTCATCCAATGGGAAAATCGATAAATCCAAGGTCGCCCCGAACAGGAGATGCGACCGTGCCCGCCCTCACCGTCCCCAAAGCCGCCGAACTGGGCGCGCTCGTTCGCACTCAGGCCGGTCATGTGCGTGGCCGGGAGCGCGACGCAAACGGCGTGCTGGCGTTCAAGGGCATCCCCTACGCCGCCCCGCCGGTTGGGCCGCTGCGCTGGCGCGCACCGCAGCCGCCGTCACCCTGGCAGGGTGTGCGCGATGCGCTCACCTTCGGCGCGGGATGTCTCTCCTCGCTCGAGAATGATCCTCGCCCCGGCCCGCGCAGCGAGGACTGCCTCACGCTCAATGTCTGGACCGCTGCGACAGAGGTGGACGAGAAGCAGCCGGTGATGGTGTGGATCCACGGTGGCGGCTTTCAATTCGGCTCCTCGGCCAACCCCGCCACCGACGGCCGCCTGTTGGCGGCCAAAGGCGTCGTCATCGTCAGCTTCAACTATCGCCTCGGCGTCCTCGGCTTCCTCGCCCATCCCGATCTCGATGCAGAAGCGCCATCAGGCAATTGCGGCCTGCAGGATCAGCTCGCGGCGCTGCGCTGGGTGAAGGCCAATATCGCGGCGTTCGGCGGCGATCCTGACAACGTCACCCTGTTCGGCGAATCCGCCGGCGCCATGGCCGTCGGAATCCTGATGGCCTCGCCGCTCGCCCATGGCCTCTTCCACAAAGCCATCGGCCAGAGCGGCGCGTTCTGGGATGGCCGCCATGGCCCGTTGCAAAGTTTCGACGAAGCCCGCGCACGCGGCCTCGCCTTCACGCGCCGGCAAGCCGACGCATCGATCGCAGCCTTGCGTACCCTGCCCGCCGATCAGTTGATGGCCGCCGCGCCCTGGAGTTTTGCGCGCGACCACGTCGCCGATGCCTTCTCACCGAGCATTGATCGCCACGTGATACCGGATGTGCCCGCGCGACGCTTCCTGCACGGCGAACAGATGCACATCCCGCTGCTGGCCGGCTGGAACGGCGCGGAGGAATTCCCGTTCATGGCGCGATCTCTCCCTGCGCAATCCGCGCAAGCCTTTCGCGCTGCTGCCGAAGCGATGTTCGGCAGGGCCCGCCTTGCGGATTTTCTAAGGCTTTATCCTGCCGACACCGACGCCGAGGCCAAGTCGTCCGCCGCCGCGCTCACGGGCGACATGGTGATCGGCGAGCAATGCTGGCAATGGCTGCGGCTGCATCGCGCAAGCCGTGCGCCGACCTACGGCTACCACTTCAATTACACCTCGCCCTACACGCCGATCGCCTCGCATGTCACCGAGATCCCCTTCATGTTCGGCACGCTGACACCGCAGCAGATCGTCGGCAGCACGGCGCCGCCGGCCGAGTCCGACTTGGCGCTGTCGCAGACGATGATGAGCTATTGGGTGAATTTTGCCGCACGCGGCAATCCCAACGGGCCCGGACTGCCGGCCTGGCCCGCCTATGATGAGACCGAAATCGTGCAGATCCTGGGCATGACGATCGAGCCCGGCTCTAATCCGCAAGCCGATCGCTTCGCCTTCCTCGGCAGTTTCAGGGAGAACGGCGCGCTTCCGATGCGCTGGCGGGAGATCGCATGAAACTTGTGATGAGAGGCGTGTTGTTGAGACTTCAGTAACCCAACGCATCCAAGATTCATTAGGTATCGTTGCGTTGGAGTACCCCACAGTGCTGGATTTTGATGAGCTGCGTGAACTCGCAGCCGATGTTCGCGTTTTTGTCGATGTCGCCGAGGACAAGGCCGAGGCGCTGAGAGCCGTGATTGCGGCCTATGACGTGGTGCTGGCGATCTTCCCCTCCGCGGAAGGCATGGGCCTGCACGTGATCAAGGGCAAGGAGATCCTGGACAGGATCGCGACATCGCGGACCCATGCGATCTACAGCCACACGGCCATCGCGGTTCCCGATCTCGAGCATGCGAAAGCGCTCAAATACCTGACGACCCCCGTCGCGCAACGGATGGCCGCGTAGCTGCGGCGCGTCCTACCGCGCGGGCGCGCGCAGCGTTCGAGGCAGAACTGAGAATGAGTTCGCGAGACCGCCGCTCGATGCGGCGGTCGGCGGCCTCGCATGGTGTGGAGGCAGTTCGAACGATCAGCTGCCGGGCGCGCTGTAGGACGAGCGCAACTTGGCTGCATTCTGCCGCACCTGCTTGATCTCGTCCTGCGTGAACAGGCGCGTCAGCTTCACGTTCTGCAAGGTGCCCGCGGTGACCGTGAGGCCGGAGATCGCCGGCGCCGCGCTGGGATCAGGGACGTCGAAGATCACGAGAACGCCGGGGCCGTCGGCCGCGACGCTGTACATCGAGACCAGCTTTCCGCCGGCCGCCTCGATCAGCTTCCGCGCCGCTTCCTGGCGATCGGTCGCGGGATTTTCCAAAATGGCATTGAGAGAGCGCGGCGTGTATTGCCCTGTAAGACAGAAATGCATGTGGCTTACTCCGTTCTGAAATGAAGACGCGCATCGTGACGAGCTGATCGTCGCGACGCTGGGCTAAAATAGATGGAGTACATTGCCCGCCGTGGGCATAAACGCCGCCAGGTACTGACGAGGTTTCGGCACACCTCGTTGGCGGCTCGCAGGGAACATACCTCAGCGAGCCGGCGTGTGAAAGGCGGTTTCGAAGGTCGCCCCAAAATGGTGTCCACAAACCTCCCGAAGAATTTCTTCCGCTTGAAGGTCCCGTTAGGAACGCGGCCTCCGTATTCCCGTTGGCCAACACAACCAACCAGGAGTTCGAGATGAAGAAGATCCTCATTGCCGCCGCGGCCGTCGGCCTGATGTGCGGCTCCGCCCTCGCCCAGACCCAGACCGGCCCCGCCCCGCAGTCCGACAACATGCAGAAGCCCGGCATGACCAAGACGCACAAGGGCTCGACCAGCACGGGCACGACGGGGATGAGCCGCGACCGCATGGGCGGTAGCGGAATGGTGCGGCCCGACGCATCGGGCCAGGGCGGCTCCGGCCCCGGCAGCGACCAGGGCGGCACCAAGACACGCAGCAACATGAGGTAAGCCGAAATTCCTGTACGGCTTGCTTCGCGGCCGCGTCGCTCCCCACAAGGCGGCGCGGCCATTGTCAATTTGCGCGCACTGTCGCCGCGTCGATCCCATCATGATCACGCCAGGCCCGACTGGCAGAAGGCTCCGGCTGTTGTATGGTCGGATGTTTCTCGCGAGGGGCTGATGAAGATTGCCATTGTTGTCGCCGGCTTGATCGTTGTTGCCATTGCCGCCCTCGTGGCGATTCAGCCGGACTTTCTGAAGCCCGCATCGCTGGCCAATGTGAAGAAGTCCGACATCCTCGGCTTCTCGCCCGGGATGACATCCGAGGAGACCAGCAAGGTCATCACGCAACGCCGCTACCGCTGCCGCCAGCTTCGCGACACCTACACCCTCGAATGCGCAGTCGATGGCGCCAAGGTCACGATCGACAGCGACGCAGTTGACGCCAGGCATCCGATCTGGCGCGTCCATGCGGAGCTGACCAATCCGGGGCCGCAAGACGCCGCCGTCAAATCGATCTCCGACCAGTTCAACGCCCAGCCAACGAAGGACGCCCGCGAGGGTTGGATATGGATCGTCGGCCGCGGTTTGAGGCTGAGCTACGACGGCGCCGCCTTGACGCTCGTGGACGAGGCCGAGGAGGCCCGGCGCGGCAAGGACGGATCAAGGCGCTAGAGCATGATCCGGAATGATGCCACGAAATCCGCCGGGCTATTTCACTCCCGCATGTCCCTGGTCGCGAAGTGACATCCAAACGCCACCATGGCCAGCGTGAACGACGCGCCGAGCAGGATTTGGAGAGCCCATTCCATCCCCTCGCTCACATACCTGACGTCGTGCCGGTGCGCGTAACGCTCGGGATGAGCCGCATCAGGCGCTTGAGGGGAGCTCGTCAGAAGCACAAGCCACGCGACGGTGCCGCAAAGGGCGGCAACCCGCGCCACCTTCCCGAGCCTCTGAAGCCAGCGCTTCATGCCTCCCTCAGCACCTTTACAGCGCTGAGAATGGCGAAAGCACCGAAGCCATAGGCGAGCGCATTCACGAGCCAGGAAATGGCGATGCCGACGAAGGTCGGTCCCCCGATCGCGCCCCAGAAAAAGTACGCGACGGTGATGCCAGGCCACTCCAGCGAAAGATAAGCGAAGTCGGTCAGCGGCTCGATGGCAAGGAGCACCCCCGAGACGAGCGCTCCGATGACCAGTGCGATGATGAGGTTCGTCTTCACGGAGGGCATCAGAGACCCAGCAGCCCGGCGATAACAGGAATAATGAAATAGGCGGCGATCCCGAGCAGGCCGCCCACGACAAAGCGTGCAGCGCGGCCGTGAATCTTCGTGTCCAACCACGCACAAATGGCGACCACGGCCTGTCGCAGCCAGCTACCAATGAGGCTTCCGACGAGTTCGAACAGCAGTTCTGCAAAGAATGCGGCCATGGCGTTTAGTCGCCCCCATCTTTGGCGGGGTTCAACTGCGCTGGCCTACCGCAGAGAGGATCGGCCCGCGCACTGGCTCGTCCGACCTTGCCCTGGTTCATCTCACGCACAGCCCGCTCGCTATCTTGGGGAACGGTTCTTTGCCGCTCCGTCAGAGCCTCATCATCGTCGCGCTCAGCGCCGAGTACGGCTGATGCGTTTGCAGATCAGATCCCGACTTCAGCTATTGTACCGTGTGGTAGGCGAATTCAGCCTCCGTGGCGCCGCGTGGCAGCCGATCTTCAGACTACATTAAGGTCACAGCGCTCGACTGCAGTCCAGTGCACACAACTCGTTCACACTAACTAGACGGCCGGTTCCGCGAGTTCGCTGCGTTCGCGGCGCGTTAGTGCACTGTCAATACAATTCGGCACGCGCAGAATGGCTCCCTAAGGTGCCTGCAAGCAAAGAGCGGCAATGAGCGGACTTCCGCAAGTGCAACGCCTTACTAAGCGCCAGTGTGCCAAGGCTTTGGAATCTTAACTCCCTCGAATTTGCCTCCAAGCAAGTACCGACCCGCGTTCGCAACGAATGAAATGAATACATACGCCGCCGCCCAACTAGCGTAAGGGGACTGAATGTAAATCACATAGAACGAAATGAGTATCGATGCCACAAAACCGAAGCCTGTTAGCGAAAGCCTTCCTACCTGATCGGTGCGTCGAGCGATGATATCGGACGACTGGAGGCTGTGCTTAGCTTGAATTTCGATCAATTCCTTTTGGCGCTCCCACTCGGCCTGGCCGGCACGACTGAGTGTCTGCTGGTATCGAATGTTGAGGCGAACCGCGATTTGCTGAAATGTGTCGTAGATCTTGGTGCCGTCGTCCGGCAGCTCTTCAACAAACCGCGTAGCCAGCTCTTTGTAGCGATCCTTTACCCATACCTCCCATACCAAGCTGTCGGCGACCTGAGTAGGTCCGTAGATTTCTAAAACTTTGTCGCCGATGCCCACTTCTTCTACTAGCTGGGCTATCGAGAGTTCTTTTGAACTAGTCGGCTTCTTCACCTGCTCATTTGTATCCGCCATTGCCCCTCCGGATCACAACTTAAGGTAAGCACACTCGCCAAATCTAACGAGAAAGTAAAGCGCCGCCTTGCACTTCCGCGCACTAAGATAGCTTCGAGGGATCCCCTGCCCCTCCCTCCACTTTCCTGCTATCTCCTGTCCCCGCCGTCCCGGCCCAAAGCAAAACCCTCCGACTGTCAAAGGGAGCAACAACCATGCGTTATCTCCACACCATGCTGCGCGTGCGCAATCTCGATGTCGCGCTGAAGTTTTATCAGGATGCGCTGGGGCTGAAGGAGGTGCGGCGGATCGAGAACGACAAGGGGCGGTTCACGCTGGTGTTCCTGTGCTCGTCGGACGATCTCGAGGCGCTGAAGAAGCAGCCCTCGAGCCGCGGCGCGCCGCTGGTCGAGCTCACCTACAATTGGGACGAGGAGAGTTACGGCGAGGACCGCTTCTTCGGCCATCTCGCCTATGAGGTCGACGACATCTACGCGACCTGCGAGAAGCTGCAGAAGGCCGGCGTCACCATCAACCGTCCGCCGCGCGACGGCAACATGGCCTTCGTCCGTTCGCCGGACCTGCATTCGATCGAGCTGTTGCAGAAGGGCGAGCCGAAGCCGCCGCAGGAGCCGTGGCTGTCGATGCCGAACACCGGCCATTGGTAGGGCTGATTGGTAGGGCCTAGCGTCAGGAACAAGCCCCTGCCCCCGGCGTTCACCCCAGGACAATGCGACTGGAGGAGAACACGATGGGACGCGGAATCTTGTTGTGGCTGCTGGGCGTGCCGATCCCGGTGATCATCCTGCTGTGGCTGTTCTTCGGCCACTGACATCAGGGTCAGTTTGCGTTGAAAAGCTCCGCCCCGGGCGGAGCTTTTTGCATGAGGGGCCCGGCGCAATCGCCGACGCTGGCGCGGCGAAATTCCGCTATCAGGCGGCGGACGCGTAGCCCGGATGGAGCGCAGCGCAATCCGGGTCCGTTCGTGCGGCGAGACTGTCCCGGATTACGCTTCGCTCCATCCGGGCTACGACACCGGGATACGCCGCGGGAGACACTTCATGCCTGACGCCAAGCTGACGATCTGGGGCCGCGCCAATTCGGTCAACGTGCAGAAGGTGCTGTGGTGCCTCACCGAGCTCGGCCTTTCCTACGAGCGCATCGACGCCGGCATGCAATACGGCAAGACCCGCGAGGCGGACTATCTCGCGATGAACCCGAATGCGCGGATCCCGACGCTGGTCGAGGGCGACTTCGTGCTGTGGGAGTCGAACTCGATCATGCGCTATCTCTGCCTCGCGCATGGACGCGGCACGCCGATCTATCCGGAGGCAGTGAGGCTTCGCGCCAGCGTCGACCGCTGGCTCGACTGGACGCTGTCGGCGGTGCAGCCGGTCGACCGCCCGGTGTTCTGGGGCATCGTGCGCACCGCGCCCGCCGAGCGCGACATGATCCAGGTGCAGCGCGATGCCGATGCCGCCGCCGAGGTCTGGGCGATCGCCGACAATCTGCTCGCCTCGCGCCGCTTCATGGAGGGCGACCAGTTCACGCTCGCCGACATCGCGATCGGCTCCTACGCGCGGCGCTGGCTCGGCGTCGAGGGCATCAGCCGCCCGGCCCAGCCGAACCTGACGCGCTGGCTCGCCGAGCTCGGCAAACGAGGTGGATTTGCACAGTTCGTCGCACCGCCGATGTCATGACGCGGCGGCGCGGCTTAAGGCGCGACGCGCGCACGGGAAATCGCCGTTAGGCGGCAAACTTTCGCCGTCGCCGTCACGCTTGACGGCTACTGTGCATGGGGTTGTTCTCGCACTTTTTATTTTGGCGCTCGCGACTAGCGCCGCTCGACCAGCACCACGCAGATGATCAGCACGAGCGTGACGACCGCGGTGGCGAGCTTTGCCGTCCAGCTCAGGCCGCGGCCGACCCACCACAGCAGCGCGCAGTACATCAGCACGGGGACGACGATATCGAGCCGCAAGAGATCCGGCGGCATCCGCGTCAGCGCCTGACCGCGGCGTCGACGCTGATCGCGCCGCCGATCTTCACGCAGGTGCCGGTCGCCTCGACCAGATGAAAGCCGGCGCCATACGATGCGCAGGCATTCGCCTTCGCAGTGCCGGCCGTGCCCTTCAACGGCAACGCCTTGCCCGCCCGCGGCGGCTCGGATGCCGGAAGCCGCAGCGCCTCGGCCCCGGCCGCGGACGTGATGAGCAACGTGATGAAGATGAGGAGCGGTGCACCCATGCCGACCTTCTAGCCCGGACGGCTGCTGCGCGCCATCCGGCCGCGCGGGCGAGGTCAGATGAACCTGACGCCGGCCGACTTGCCGCGGCGCCAGATCACCTGGCAGCTCCGCCCGGTGCGGGCGTCGCGCGCGAAGGCCATCCGGATCACGCCCGGCAGCTGGCTCGCGTCCTCGTCCATCGTGATCTTCGCGCCGGTGTCGGAGATGTCCTGGACCAGGCAATGCCGTGCCGCGAACCCGCCGTCGAGCGTGATCCAGGCATGCCGCGACAGCAGCTTGCGGGCTGCCCGCTTCTTGGGTTGTGGCATCGGCGAAAATTCTCCGCCTCCAGCGCTAGCTCAGGGAACCCTAAGAAACCGTTGAAATCGCCTCCGAATGCTGCAGGGGCGAGGCTATCCACCGGTTCCAAAAGACGTTCCCGAACGGCTTGCCCGCCGCCGCAAAGGCCACTATACGTTCGCCCGCTGCAAGCCGCCGGGCCCGACTCGGACCGGTCGGCGGCCGTGCCGCCACAAGCGGCGGGGCCCTGCGTTTGCTCCCTTCGTCTATCGGTTAGGACGCCACCCTTTCACGGTGGAGAGAGCGGTTCGATTCCGCTAGGGAGCGCCACGCGCCGGGGCGGCGCGCGGACGCGGCCCGCGAATTTACCCCTCAGCAGTGAACCTCCCCGCCTCTGGCCTCCGACCAATGCTCGATTGGAACCGGTGCAGGCCCATGGAGCAGCCCAAATCCCCTTCGGACAGCCAGCGCGGCGTTGCCGCGCAGCCGCCGTCCTGGATGCACCGCGCCGTCCCCTACGCACCGGGCCGGCGCGCCAAAATGCTGGAGCACATGGCGCGCGCCAGATCGCTGCCGCAGCGCCAGGCCGCAGCGAAGCCATCGCGCACGAATGGCGTGGAGATCCTCAGCGACGTCATCGCCCACGTCACCCTGTTCGGCATCATCGCCTTCCTCTTCATGTCGCGTATTCCGCTCTACCTCGGCGCATTTCTGTTCCTGACCGACGGCGAACGGATCGAACGCATCCTCGCGGCGACCGGCATCCGGTTCGAGCCCGGTGCGATCGGGCCCGATATCGTCAAGGGCTTTGCATCCTGGTTTGGATGGTTCGCGCTGCTCGGTGCACTGAACGGCTCGGTCCCTGCCTTGGTCGCGCAATGGATGCCCCCGGCCGAGTCATGGTCCTTCTTCGCCGGCGTCGCTCTTCTGTTCGCCTGCCTCGAAGTGTTCGGGTCGTTTGCGATCCGGCACGCATTGGCGTGGCTCGGATTGGAGGACCGGTCGGATGGTCTGATCTGGACGACGATCAAATTCCTGATCGCCCTCGGTCTGCTGGCTCTGGTGGTGCTGTTCGGATAGGTGCCGCAGCCGCTGCTTCTGCCGCGCTCGGCAGTGACGATGTTGTGAGAGCATCATGGTGCACAACGCCCCGCGCATTTACCGGAAATTTACCCCCACTCC is a genomic window of Bradyrhizobium sp. CB1717 containing:
- a CDS encoding carboxylesterase family protein codes for the protein MPALTVPKAAELGALVRTQAGHVRGRERDANGVLAFKGIPYAAPPVGPLRWRAPQPPSPWQGVRDALTFGAGCLSSLENDPRPGPRSEDCLTLNVWTAATEVDEKQPVMVWIHGGGFQFGSSANPATDGRLLAAKGVVIVSFNYRLGVLGFLAHPDLDAEAPSGNCGLQDQLAALRWVKANIAAFGGDPDNVTLFGESAGAMAVGILMASPLAHGLFHKAIGQSGAFWDGRHGPLQSFDEARARGLAFTRRQADASIAALRTLPADQLMAAAPWSFARDHVADAFSPSIDRHVIPDVPARRFLHGEQMHIPLLAGWNGAEEFPFMARSLPAQSAQAFRAAAEAMFGRARLADFLRLYPADTDAEAKSSAAALTGDMVIGEQCWQWLRLHRASRAPTYGYHFNYTSPYTPIASHVTEIPFMFGTLTPQQIVGSTAPPAESDLALSQTMMSYWVNFAARGNPNGPGLPAWPAYDETEIVQILGMTIEPGSNPQADRFAFLGSFRENGALPMRWREIA
- a CDS encoding glutathione S-transferase; this encodes MPDAKLTIWGRANSVNVQKVLWCLTELGLSYERIDAGMQYGKTREADYLAMNPNARIPTLVEGDFVLWESNSIMRYLCLAHGRGTPIYPEAVRLRASVDRWLDWTLSAVQPVDRPVFWGIVRTAPAERDMIQVQRDADAAAEVWAIADNLLASRRFMEGDQFTLADIAIGSYARRWLGVEGISRPAQPNLTRWLAELGKRGGFAQFVAPPMS
- a CDS encoding helix-turn-helix transcriptional regulator, which gives rise to MRQPLRYPWLDLDVDDRSAPVIAVRVDADGTKGEVPDHSHRKGQLVVSFGGGVTCRVSDGLWMVPPHCAVWIPGGMAHSNRATANARLFFVYVEPELVDLPDRCCTISISPLLRELIIELSDGAQHDEARRERLIGVLLGELPRMPVQQLHLPLSDEPRLKRIAAALADNPADRRTLAQWAGQLALSESSLARLVAKETGLTFGRWRQQLHLIVAIRELAAGASVQQVSAALGYESVTAFITMFRKALGKPPAAYINSVAREQKVTGFT
- a CDS encoding GYD domain-containing protein — protein: MHFCLTGQYTPRSLNAILENPATDRQEAARKLIEAAGGKLVSMYSVAADGPGVLVIFDVPDPSAAPAISGLTVTAGTLQNVKLTRLFTQDEIKQVRQNAAKLRSSYSAPGS
- a CDS encoding VOC family protein, yielding MRYLHTMLRVRNLDVALKFYQDALGLKEVRRIENDKGRFTLVFLCSSDDLEALKKQPSSRGAPLVELTYNWDEESYGEDRFFGHLAYEVDDIYATCEKLQKAGVTINRPPRDGNMAFVRSPDLHSIELLQKGEPKPPQEPWLSMPNTGHW
- a CDS encoding HU family DNA-binding protein yields the protein MAKMTKTQLIDAIAEGTQLSKNDVKSVIEYMATVGYKELNESGEFVIPGFVKMSVVNKPATEARMGVNPFTKEPMQFAAKPASKSVKASPLKVAKDAV
- a CDS encoding PilZ domain-containing protein, which encodes MPQPKKRAARKLLSRHAWITLDGGFAARHCLVQDISDTGAKITMDEDASQLPGVIRMAFARDARTGRSCQVIWRRGKSAGVRFI